In Ciconia boyciana chromosome 1, ASM3463844v1, whole genome shotgun sequence, the genomic stretch cctggggctggcagtgccGGCGGTGCGTGCCAACCGCTGCCTGCGGGCGCCGCGGCTCTTTGAGGCCTTTGACCGCCGGGAGATGCGCACGGCCCACCCCAACGCCTTCCGCGTCGCCAAGCTGATGCTCTACGTCTTCATCACCATCCACTGGCACAGCTGCCTCTACTTCGCCCTCTCGGcccggctggggctgggcaccgACACCTGGGTCTGCCCCAACGCCAGCCGCCCCGGCTTCGCCCGTCCGCTGCGGCAGTACCTCCACAGCTTCTACTTCTCCACCCTCGTCCTCGCCACCGTGGGCGACACACCAGAGCCCCAGCGCGAGGAGGAGTTCCTCTTCGTCACCGCCGGCTTCCTCCTGGCCGTGCTGGGCTTCGCCACCATCACAGGCAGCATCGGCTCCATCATCTCCAACATGAACGCTGCTGACGCCGCCTTCTACCCCGACCCCGAGCCAGTGCGGCGCTACCTGCGGGAGCAGGGCGTGGGTGGGCGGCTGGCGTGGCGGGTGGCCCACTGGCACCAGCACCTGCGGGCGCAGCGGAAGCTGCTGGCGGAGCAGGCGGTGCTGCGGCACCTGCCGCTGGGGCTGCGGGCCGAGGTGGCGGCCAGCGTCCACCTCCCAGCCCTGCGCTGCGTCGGCCTCTTCCAGAGCTGGGAGCATGGTGTGCTGCGGCAGCTGGTGCTGCGGCTGCGGCCCCAGGTCTTCGGCCCCGGCGAGTTCGTCTGCCGCAGGGGCGACGTGGGGCACGAGATGTACTTCATCCGCGACGGGCGGCTGGCCGTGGTGGCGGAGGACGGCGTCACGCAGCTCGCCATCCTGGGCGAGGGGCTCTATTTCGGGGAGATCAGCCTCATCAACATCAAAGGtgagccccctgccccactgcaccccgccacggccccacggcccccctGGCCTcaccgcagcccctgccccctcAGGGAATATCGCGGGCAACCGGCGCACGGCCAACATCATGAGCATCGGCTACTCGGacctcttctgcctctccaaGGAGGACCTGGCGGAGGTGCTGGCCGAGTTCCCCAGCGCCCGGGCCGTGATGGAGGCCAAGGGCCGCGAGCTCCTGCTGCGCATGGGCAAGCTGGACGTGCAcgccgaggcggcggcggcagcggcagaGGAGGAGGCCGAGCGCCAGGCGCAGGCGCTGGAGACAGCCCTGGAGGGGCTGCAGACCCGGGCGGCCCGGCTGCTGGCCCAGCTGGAGTCCAGCGCTTTCAAGCTGGCGCTGCGCGTCGAGCGCCTGGAGTgccggctgcggcggcggcCTGCCCGGGGAGCGGGTCCTGCCCGGGGAGCGGGCCCTGCCACACCGCAgcgtcctgctgggggactgggTCCCCCCAGGGTGCAGGGTCCCACCAAGGCACAGGGTCCCCCCAGGGTGCAGGATCCTGCGATGCCATGGGGTCCTGCCCAGGGACCGGGTCCTGCGGGAGGATGGGGTCCCCCCAGGGTGCAGGGTCCCAGTGGGGCACGAGGTCCCAGCGGGGCGCAGGGTCCCCCCAGGGCGCAGGGTCCCAGTGGGTCACGAGGTCCCCAAGGGGTGCAGGGTCCCCCCAGGGCACAAGGTCCCAGCCGGGTGCAGGGTCCCCCCAAGGTGCAGGGTCCCCCCAGATCAGAGGGTCCCAGAGGGGTGCAGGGTCCCCCCAAGGCGCAGGGTCCCCCCAGGTCAGGGGGTCCCCTCAGGGTGCAGGGTCCCCCCAGGGCTCGGGGTCCCGCAGGGGTGCGGGGCCCGGGGGGGACAGGCCCCCGGCGCTGAGGGTAACCTGGGGGTGGGACAGCAGCGACAACGGCTGCTGGGTGACCGGGACAACCGTTGCTAGAACAGTGACAGCCGTTGCTAGGTAACACTGACAACCGTTGCTAGGTAACACTGACAGCTGTTGCTAGGTAACGATGAGTTGTTCATGAACCCGGACAGCGCTCTAAGGGCgacgggacggggacggggacgggactGGGACCAGGATCGGAccgggatggggatggggatggggacagggatggggacagggatcgggatggggatggggatggggacggggatggcgCAGGGGCAGGACAGGAACAAGAGAGGGGCCGGGAAGGACAGGAATAGGGGTAGGGATAGGGACTGGGGCAGGAGTGGGGGCAGGgtagggatggggatgggatggggatggggtagAGGCAGGacaaggagaaggggaaggggagggcgcaggggcaggggcagggcagggcccgggcagggtgggggtgggCAGCGGGGGCgccgggctgtgccggggctCCGGGAAAAGCGGCGGCGGGAACCGGGCGGGAGCGGCCCGGG encodes the following:
- the CNGA4 gene encoding cyclic nucleotide-gated channel alpha-4: MGSDRPAGTAGSAAAAGAAQQVTGGASPVARRRESPRGPSSIGMARSQRGAGPRTEASASTRLPPGTAEQDRERRSEPGWRSTAAPRSWTLDPSGDWYYWWISTMALPILYNWIVLVCRSCFPDLQEQHTVLWLSLDYLCDALYLLDIAVCLHTGFLEDGILVRDRGRIQRRYLRSLSFPWDVAAVLPTDLLYLRLGLAVPAVRANRCLRAPRLFEAFDRREMRTAHPNAFRVAKLMLYVFITIHWHSCLYFALSARLGLGTDTWVCPNASRPGFARPLRQYLHSFYFSTLVLATVGDTPEPQREEEFLFVTAGFLLAVLGFATITGSIGSIISNMNAADAAFYPDPEPVRRYLREQGVGGRLAWRVAHWHQHLRAQRKLLAEQAVLRHLPLGLRAEVAASVHLPALRCVGLFQSWEHGVLRQLVLRLRPQVFGPGEFVCRRGDVGHEMYFIRDGRLAVVAEDGVTQLAILGEGLYFGEISLINIKGNIAGNRRTANIMSIGYSDLFCLSKEDLAEVLAEFPSARAVMEAKGRELLLRMGKLDVHAEAAAAAAEEEAERQAQALETALEGLQTRAARLLAQLESSAFKLALRVERLECRLRRRPARGAGPARGAGPATPQRPAGGLGPPRVQGPTKAQGWGPPRVQGPSGARGPSGAQGPPRAQGPSGSRGPQGVQGPPRAQGPSRVQGPPKGEAAGAGTAATVTATR